The genomic stretch aaaacagataaaaaaataaataaaacctaAATTATAACTATATATATCATTATCATGCCGTTTAAGAATTCTAAGAAAGTTTCTCATCTCTTTACATATAAATCTCTTAATTATAGTCATCATAGTCTatataagcatatatatatatatacacatcttCTTCATTCTACTGTAACTAGCTTTTGGATTTCAATGGCAGAGTTCAGAGGTCAACCTCTATACAATTGTAGAAATTGCAGAAACCCTATTGCCCTCCGTGATGATCTCCTTTCAAAAAAATACAAGGTAAAAGTTGAAACATATATCAATAATTATCTGGTTTATGAAGCGTTGACCATAAAAGTAATCTTCTTTTTTTTGGTCAACTATGCATAGATCTGCAAAACCCAGTTGAAATCTAATCTTGTTGTGCATACTTTTTTAGGCAAAATCTGGGCCTGCTTATCTGTTTTCTCATGCAATGAACATCATTGTGGGACCTAAAGAAGAGAAGCAGTTAATGACTGGTGTGTTCACTATTGCTGATATTTACTGCAGAAATTGTGGTGAGGTACTTGGCTGGAAGTACATAACAGCTCATGATCATACTCAGAGATTCAAAGAAGGCAAGTTCATTGTAGAGATTGCGAAGATTGCCAAGTTGTACTAGAAAAACAACTTGTGCCAATCTTCTTCAAAATCTAATATTGTAAATACTAAAAAATATTATGTCAAACTATAAATAATCTCACTGTGGTTTGTGAGGGTTGTTCAAGCTTTTTTCAGCTACTTTGTATgcttttatatataatttaacataCTACTTACTTTATCATATTACTATTACAATTTTATCTTTTGAGTTctcctaaaaaataattaaataaactagGGTTAATGAATAATCTAGGGTGTGATTGGTTTATGATTTGAAAACAAAATATTtggattttaaatttgatttgaaaataactatttgaaattaatatttcAGTTTTTGCAATTATTGATTGTTTTGTGAAATTGTATTTTAAATAGGTGTGGGACTTATTTATTTTAGTCTAAATTTTGAGAATTTGTAGAAAATGagaaattgttattttctatttgCATGTGTAATTGTTACTCATTTTCAAAAAATTGTTTTGAATTCAGTTTTAGAAATGACCTACCAATTAAAAATTATGTGGGctcatttatattttaattttaaaaaacttaaaattGTAACAGTGAACCAATCACTCATTATTCCATCATATTTAACTAAATTGTCTAACTAAAAATCAGAATAACTTGGAAAAAAAAATCCAAGAAGCAAATTTTATTTTACAACCTGATCATAGAATTAATTGGTGGGATTGGGTTGAATATTATTTGTGTTTTTATATTTGATCACTTTATTATATCCTTTTATACCACCTCCATATCCTCACACTATGTTAGGATATAGAGGAGAAAAGGTGAAAAAAATAGacaaaatagtgaaaagaagaagaaaaaggttttcttttaaaacaaaaTTTCCTTTAATATTCTTGGTAGGCTATAGTATGCTATTTTTTTTTCCTTGGTATATATCCACAACACTAGTGGACCCACTTACAAGGAGGCACATGGCAGTTGCCGCCCCTTAATTTTCTTTCttgatttttaatatatattttttattattaaatctttttttataaatttttatccctCCTAGTTTTGGGAAAATCTTTGATAAGGTAGACTTTTTTACTCAATTTGTAGGACATTGCtctatttttttacaattaaaaAGTTATGACCCCAATTTTGTTTTTTCTTATAAAACGGTATTTATAATGAAAATTCTGCAAGTCTTTTataaaatttgaataatttattgtgtaggaaatatggtttcaataaaaaattagaatGGTATCTTCTTAGTTtgacaaaaaatttgaaattatgaTTTCGgtataataaaatattcatattttttcaaaaacttaCAAGAGTTCACTATGATTATAATAaataccgtcatataaaaaaaattgagattataACTTATCCACATGCTAAAAAAAGATAAAGTAAAAGCACCTACACTACTACAAACTTCTCCCCTAATTCTTTTAGCTTCGCCCTTGGTGAATAAGTTATGGGTATGTTGTTGTACAACAatacttttatatttttattgtaatAGTAACATAAAATCCCATATCAAACTCTCTTATTCTCATTCAAACCTCCCATAAACACTTATTTTCTGTCTCAATAGTTtcttaaaaaatatatgtatacatCTATCCCATTCCTCATtatccaaagaaaaaaaaaagatcaagGGCCACAACACCTTATCGTTGTCAGCTTACTAGTATCATTGTGCCAAATATATTTGATGGCTATTGTGATCATCAATATCGCGACCATTATTTTTTTAAGAGTAGTTAGGATTTTTGCCCATGAATTACGACCCATATATTATTGTGTCCTTGATATTTTCGTGTCATTAAAAAATCTCCTGAAACTATTAATAGTGATGTAAATTGAAACTTCTGTTAAGTTTCATTACATGTGACTAACGAAATGTTGATGTGACTATTTACTTGATGATGTGTCATTGCCACATCAGCGCCACATATgtaattcaattttaaaaaatatatattttcttattataaGTCTCACTTTAACATAATTTACTTTAACACATCAGCGAGTAAATTGCCACATTAGCATTCCGTCGGCCACATGTGATGAAACTTAACATAAGTCTCACTTTACATCAATGCGAATAGTTAAGGAGAATTTTTAACGACTCAAAAAAATTAGGACGCATGATAATATATAAATCATAGTTCGGATGACAAAAATTctaattaacttaattaaaaaattgaatattAAGTTAGTTACAGAACAACCAATAAGATACTAAAGTGATATATATATACGAGTTTTTTGTGGTAGGTTCcttaaagtaattttttttttctgttttggcATATGGATAAGTTGCaagttcaatttttttatatgaaaatttataTTAAACTTAGAGGGACCTCCTACAAATTTCAGAAATTTTTGTATAATTTAGGATGCCGAAATCATGATTCAAACGTCTTATTGTATGAGTATATAAAAATCGACACTGACACGCGTACAACATGCTATTTGAATTATGATTTCAACACTCTAAATTATCTaatatttcttgaaaatttgtgggaGACCCCCTATAATtttaatgtacaccatcatataaaaaaaattaggattacaATTTATTCATGtttcaaaaattgaaagaaaaagaaaagaccTACCATAAAGATATAGCAATCTCATTACAAGAAATTACGAATACCCTTATTAAATTATAggaatttttaatataaaaaagatATAATACGGTGATAAgtgtaaatatgcatgtttaggtagttAACTGTTCATAATTAAGttctttattttaaatttaaattatatttggaAGATtcatctttcttttttctttttgacaaagagattcttctttcttt from Humulus lupulus chromosome 5, drHumLupu1.1, whole genome shotgun sequence encodes the following:
- the LOC133780270 gene encoding protein yippee-like At4g27740 gives rise to the protein MAEFRGQPLYNCRNCRNPIALRDDLLSKKYKAKSGPAYLFSHAMNIIVGPKEEKQLMTGVFTIADIYCRNCGEVLGWKYITAHDHTQRFKEGKFIVEIAKIAKLY